TCTGAGCTTTGGCTTTTCAATTTTCCCTGTCGGATTTCTGGGGACATCAGCGAATATTATTTTACGAGGTCTCTTATATCTCGGCAAATTCAAGCAATATTCATTAATATCATCTTCCGTGCACTTCATATTTGGTTTAAGCTCAATAATTGCCGCAGAAATTTCTCCCAGTCTCTTATCAGGCAGCCCTATTACCGCGACGTCCTTGATTGCCTCATTTCCTCTTAAGAAGTCCTCTATCTGTACTGGGTAAATATTTTCACCGCCGCTTATTATTACATCTTTCTTCCGGTCAACCAAAAAAATAAATCCATCTTCATCCTGCATTGCCATATCCCCTGTAAACAGCCATCCGGATTTTAAGGCTTTCTTTGTGGCTTCTTCATCTTTGTAATAACACTCCATCAGCCCCGGCCCTTTTACGATCAGTTCTCCCACAGAGCCCTGTTCTACTGATTCTCCTTTTTCGTCTACGATCTTAACCTTCCAGCCAAAGCCAGGAACTCCGATGGCTCCAACCTTGTGGATGTTGTCAACTCCAAGATGAACACACCCCGGTCCTATAGACTCACTCAACCCGTAGTTAGTATCATATTCATGATGTGGAAAAATCTTTTTCCAACGAGCTATCAAACTTGATGGGACCGGTTGGGCACCAATATGCATTAAACGCCACTGCGACAGGGTAAGTTCTTTTAGATCAACTTCTCCATCATCAATTGCATCAAGTATGTCTTGAGCCCAGGGAACAAGAAGCCATACTATCGTGCATTTCTCCTGCGAGATCGTTTCTAAAATGCTTATGGGGCTTACCCCTTTAAGCAAAACAGCACTGCCTCCGGAAATAAGACTACCAAACCAGTGCATTTTCGCTCCGGTATGATAAAGAGGAGGAATGCAGAGAAATACGTCTTTTTTTGTCTGTCCATGGTGAGCCTGCTCAACTTTGGCAGAATGTATAAGGCTCTTGTGTCTATGTAGAATCGCCTTCGGAAATCCTGTAGTCCCAGAAGAAAAATATATCGCCGCCTCATCATCTTCACAGAGGGGAACTCTCGGGCTATGGCTTGAAAGATTAGCCGCTAAATGAAGATAATTTTCGGCAAATCTTGGACAGCTGTCTCCTATATAAAAGACCAGTTTTACATGAGGCACATTCCCGCTTAAATCTTCCATACGTCCGATAAACTCCGGGCCGAAAAATATTGCAGAAACGTCTGCAAGCTCAACGCAATAACATATTTCTTCAGCTGTATATCTAAAATTAAGAGGCACTGCTATGGCACCTGTTTTCAATATCCCAAAATAAACCGGCAACCAATCAAGGCTATTCATCATCAAAATGGCAACCTTGTCTCCCCTTTTTATTCCTCTGCTTAATAGCAAATTCGCACAACGGTTAGCTTTTTCATCAAATGCACCCCAAGTTATTTCTCGACGATAGCTCTGAGTGGGGGAGGGTTCAATAAGCTCGTACTCTTTCCACGTAACACGGCGAATCTCTTTTATTTCAGGATTTATTTCAACTAGAGCTGTATCATTACAATATTCATGTGCATTCTTTTCAAGTAGTTCAGTAATTAACATACTCAATTCCCCCTTGCTCTCACAAATAATTCGTATTCAGGAGTCAAATACAAAAATACCCCGCCCCCTGTGACAGAGGACGGGGTATAGCAACCCGCGGTACCACCTCAATTTGACGGTGCCTCACGACAACGTCCTTACTGAGTACATTGTCTTAATAGACTTAGACTCATTTGCTATTACGGGCAAACCCGGCACAATTTAATCAGCCAAGACCTTTCACTGTGCTGCTCAAGGGATGTATTCAGATAACCAAGTTTATTGTCTCGCACCAGCCGACAACTCTCTGAAAAACTTTTAGAGATCGTACTTCTTCCCCATCATTGCATTTATTCTGTATATCTCAGGACATTTTACCTATCACACCATTTATGTCAAGCAATAAAGTTATTTACGAACAATTATTTTAGTAAACATTGAGTTCAGTCCCAAAATTTATATATGATTCCATTCTTATAAATCCGAAAAACTATCTTCAAATGAAGAAAAATAAGAAATTCGCAGTAATTATTATAATCAGTATAAATCAAGTCCATTAAACTCTATTTTGTGTTTTTTTCTCTTTCATTGTAAAATGATAAAAAGAGAAAAGGTGACACTATCGCTTATATTCACAAAAATCTTTATTTAAAATAAAAATTTGTATTGTCAAAATATAAATCAATGCTATAATGTTCACCGTTGATATTCCAACAGTTATTCCTCGATGGCGCAATCGGCAGCGCGGGTGGCTGTTAACCACTAGGTTCGAGGTTCGAGTCCTCGTCGAGGAGCCAAAAAGATAAGCCCTCTGTGCAAATGTACAGAGGGCTTTTTTATCCTGTAAAATTAGTAATATATCTAGCTTATGATTACATTAATATATGTACTGTATGCTATATTTTTTATTAATAACAGAGTAAATCGTTATTCACATCAATGCAATCCTATTACAACAAACTTTTATTGACTCTACATAATTTAATAATATAAATAAATTCTAAAAATATATAATTAGCAGTTATAATATCCTAAATTATGTGACGCCATATAACTAAGCAGAGGAAGATCGTAGTTAATGAAAATTACAAGCATCTCTTTACGCAGGCCTGTTACAGTCCTAATTTGCACTATGGCTCTTATTATATTTGGAACTTACTCTTACTTTGGTATGGGTGTTGAACGCATGCCAAACATTGAATATCCCATTGTTGTGGTTCGAACAACTCTAGAAGGGGCAAGTCCAGCCATTATGGACAACGATGTTACCGATGTCCTCGAATCTCGTATAAATACAATAGAAGGGATAAAAAATATAAGCTCAAGCAGCTACGAAGGACGTTCCGTTATAGTTGTAGAGTTCGACCTCGACAGAGATATCGATAACGCGGCCGCTGATGTTCGTGGAAAAGTGAGTCTGGCAACAAACCAACTTCCCGATGAGTGTGAAGACCCTCGAGTAGACAAGTACGACCCTTCGGATAGACCTATTATGAATATAGCCGTCAAAAATGACGGACAAACATCATCAAAAGTACTCTCTCATTTCGTTGATAAAATTGTTCAAGAACGCTTACAAACAGTCAAGGGGGTAGGAAGCATACAGCTTGCTGGATTTAAAACAAGACAAATTAGAGTCTGGTTAAATACAGATAGCCTCGAGTCATATAATCTAACCGCAAAACATGTAGGAGAAGCGATTCAAAACAAGCATGTCGAACTGCCTGCCGGACGTGTCGAAACAGGAACAAAGGAATATGGCATTAGATTACAAGGAGAGTATCTTTCTGTCCCAGAGCTTGAATATCTACCCGTTGCTGTAAGAAATGGTGCTGTAATACGCCTTCGTGATGTGGCGAGAGTAGAAGACGCCTTTGAAGATAGTAGAAGTATTGCTCAATTTGAGGGGAACCCATCAATCATAGTTCAGATAAGAAAGCAAAAAGGAGCCAACGAAGTTCTTCTATCTCGTTTGGTAAATGCACGTATAGAAGAACTAAATAAAATAGCGCCTCCTGGAATCAGCCTCGTTGTCGCACAAGATAATGCCACTTTTATTATGGATTCAATGAATGGAGTATTTTGGGATATTATATTCTCAATTATATTGACCTCCATTATAATGTTTGTTTTCTTAAGAACCATTAGAGCTACTATAATAGCTGTCATAACAATCCCGGTGTGTTTGTTAGGCAGCTTGTCAGTACTATACTTCATGGGAGTTACAATAAACAACATGTCTATGATGGGACTTTCTCTGGCAGTAGGGATGGTTGTGGACGCAACTACCGTGTGTATGGAAAATATTACACGACATCGTGATATGGACAAAACTGCTTTCCGTGCTTCAGAGGATGGAACGAATGAAGTTGCTTTCTCTGTAATAGCCGGTGCTGCAACAACACTTGCTGTTTTTATCCCTGTTGCATTTATGGGAGGCATGATGGGTAGATTTTTTAACTCATTTGGGATAACAGTTGCAACCACAATAAGTATCTCCCTTATCGTCTCTCTTACTCTAACTCCTTTTTTGTGTTCGAGATTACTAGGAAGAAAAAAAACAACCCTATTACAAAAAAAATTAGAACTTCCTCTATTGTGGCTTGAAGCAGAATATTCAAAATCTTTAAAATACGCCATATCGCACAAAAAAACGGTTCTTATTTCCGGATTGATCCTTTTCGTGGTAGGCATCGCTTTCGCTTCGCTATTGGGAACAGAATTTTTCCCAAGTGAGGACCAAGGGCGAATTCGTGCCATAGTTGAACTCCCTGCAGACACATCTTTAGAAGTTACTTCCGCCACAACCAAAGAAATGATTGACCTATTGCAAAAAAACAAAAATGTCCTTTTCAC
This portion of the Synergistaceae bacterium genome encodes:
- a CDS encoding acyl--CoA ligase, which codes for MLITELLEKNAHEYCNDTALVEINPEIKEIRRVTWKEYELIEPSPTQSYRREITWGAFDEKANRCANLLLSRGIKRGDKVAILMMNSLDWLPVYFGILKTGAIAVPLNFRYTAEEICYCVELADVSAIFFGPEFIGRMEDLSGNVPHVKLVFYIGDSCPRFAENYLHLAANLSSHSPRVPLCEDDEAAIYFSSGTTGFPKAILHRHKSLIHSAKVEQAHHGQTKKDVFLCIPPLYHTGAKMHWFGSLISGGSAVLLKGVSPISILETISQEKCTIVWLLVPWAQDILDAIDDGEVDLKELTLSQWRLMHIGAQPVPSSLIARWKKIFPHHEYDTNYGLSESIGPGCVHLGVDNIHKVGAIGVPGFGWKVKIVDEKGESVEQGSVGELIVKGPGLMECYYKDEEATKKALKSGWLFTGDMAMQDEDGFIFLVDRKKDVIISGGENIYPVQIEDFLRGNEAIKDVAVIGLPDKRLGEISAAIIELKPNMKCTEDDINEYCLNLPRYKRPRKIIFADVPRNPTGKIEKPKLRKMYCAENLVAQQTES
- a CDS encoding efflux RND transporter permease subunit; this encodes MKITSISLRRPVTVLICTMALIIFGTYSYFGMGVERMPNIEYPIVVVRTTLEGASPAIMDNDVTDVLESRINTIEGIKNISSSSYEGRSVIVVEFDLDRDIDNAAADVRGKVSLATNQLPDECEDPRVDKYDPSDRPIMNIAVKNDGQTSSKVLSHFVDKIVQERLQTVKGVGSIQLAGFKTRQIRVWLNTDSLESYNLTAKHVGEAIQNKHVELPAGRVETGTKEYGIRLQGEYLSVPELEYLPVAVRNGAVIRLRDVARVEDAFEDSRSIAQFEGNPSIIVQIRKQKGANEVLLSRLVNARIEELNKIAPPGISLVVAQDNATFIMDSMNGVFWDIIFSIILTSIIMFVFLRTIRATIIAVITIPVCLLGSLSVLYFMGVTINNMSMMGLSLAVGMVVDATTVCMENITRHRDMDKTAFRASEDGTNEVAFSVIAGAATTLAVFIPVAFMGGMMGRFFNSFGITVATTISISLIVSLTLTPFLCSRLLGRKKTTLLQKKLELPLLWLEAEYSKSLKYAISHKKTVLISGLILFVVGIAFASLLGTEFFPSEDQGRIRAIVELPADTSLEVTSATTKEMIDLLQKNKNVLFTYGIVGSGAGQEIYRSTINIQLINRAHRPKSSLLMRQFRNELSAFKDADVKMGSWGASDITLVIQGPTSEALADIGELIKKDLEENARGLVDITTDLQMNKPRINLELNRALVDDLNINIRELSDELLAWFGGKNYGSFSEGGNRYDIRIRADESSRNNPSKVLNTLVTTKDGSIIRAEGFFTPTIGMAPNVIKRYNRQRSLKIEANVENIPPGEGIRIMEETFKKYAPNDGTYSMTPAGDSEKMKESFGYMMIALSFAILLVYMVMAIQFESFLHPLTVMFSLPLMTAGSFGLLALTGLRLNVMSLMGIILLVGVVVNNAIILVDFINQLREQGEDKVQAVLKAGPLRLRAILMTTISTMVGSLPVALALSPGGETRQPMSIAVIGGLFTSTLLTLLVIPVIYLIFDDFASSTKAGINKYRAYLRLKEQQKEIKRT